The following coding sequences lie in one Listeria ivanovii subsp. londoniensis genomic window:
- a CDS encoding HdeD family acid-resistance protein produces the protein MRKVYLYFILLLGIVMIGLGIYLMFNPSTSLKALTIFIGIILVLNGINEVISYFGEQKYWSISKWIMLDGILSIVVGAFAIFQSNMAERIFIIIFAIWILASAVLRILTAFSVKGLPGWTLLLVMGILGLIIAVISLFTNTLVAIAIGIILGLFFILQGVTCLSLWRVMRKGESKA, from the coding sequence ATGAGAAAAGTTTATTTATATTTTATTTTGCTTTTAGGGATAGTGATGATCGGTCTTGGTATCTATTTAATGTTTAATCCAAGTACTTCACTAAAAGCATTAACTATTTTCATCGGGATTATTTTAGTTTTAAATGGTATTAATGAGGTGATTTCTTATTTCGGTGAACAAAAATATTGGAGTATTTCCAAATGGATAATGCTTGATGGTATTTTATCTATTGTTGTTGGTGCTTTTGCGATTTTCCAATCTAATATGGCAGAACGTATCTTTATCATTATTTTTGCCATTTGGATTTTAGCTTCAGCAGTATTGCGTATCTTAACTGCATTTTCTGTCAAAGGCTTACCTGGTTGGACACTATTACTTGTAATGGGGATTCTTGGTTTAATCATTGCCGTTATTTCGCTATTCACAAATACGTTAGTAGCTATCGCAATTGGAATTATTTTAGGTTTATTTTTCATTTTGCAGGGTGTAACTTGTCTATCTCTTTGGAGAGTTATGAGAAAAGGTGAGAGTAAAGCATGA
- a CDS encoding glucosamine-6-phosphate deaminase: MKLIRTKTYDEMSQAALEVVKQVIESEKNPVINTTTGASFDGMFAGLVKGINAGEIPIEKVFLMNLDEYVAKRDASFTVYTYMHQKFYDLITKMPKRVELLDGSLADFTNEIARYKQILKENQRDLQILGLGVNGHLGANEPGTPFDARLFLADSDESTIKSTIMYNNLKEDEAPSQMLTLGLADMMDAKQILVTASGERKAEAVKGMLEGPINESCPASILRNHPNVVFVIDEAAGSLLTKH; this comes from the coding sequence ATGAAACTTATCAGAACGAAAACGTACGATGAAATGTCACAAGCAGCTCTTGAAGTTGTCAAACAAGTTATTGAGTCAGAGAAAAATCCGGTTATCAATACAACAACTGGAGCTAGTTTTGATGGAATGTTTGCTGGACTAGTAAAAGGAATTAATGCTGGGGAAATCCCAATCGAAAAAGTATTTTTAATGAATTTAGATGAATATGTCGCAAAACGAGATGCTTCCTTTACTGTTTACACATATATGCATCAAAAATTCTATGATTTAATTACCAAAATGCCCAAAAGAGTGGAATTATTAGATGGTAGCCTAGCTGATTTCACGAATGAAATTGCTCGATATAAGCAAATCTTAAAAGAAAATCAGCGTGATTTACAGATTTTAGGGTTAGGTGTAAATGGACATCTAGGAGCAAATGAACCAGGTACTCCATTTGATGCACGATTATTTTTAGCAGATAGCGATGAATCTACTATAAAAAGTACCATTATGTACAATAATTTAAAAGAAGACGAAGCACCATCACAAATGTTGACTCTCGGTTTGGCAGATATGATGGATGCTAAACAAATTCTCGTAACTGCATCAGGAGAACGCAAAGCAGAAGCTGTAAAAGGAATGCTAGAAGGACCGATAAACGAGAGCTGTCCGGCATCTATTTTACGTAACCATCCGAATGTTGTGTTTGTCATCGATGAAGCAGCAGGATCATTACTTACTAAACATTAA
- a CDS encoding Cof-type HAD-IIB family hydrolase: MTKRIVFVDVDGTLVNDDGLVPDSARTAIIEARNNGHQVYLCTGRSKPELYESILSIGFDGIIGAGGGYVEVDDKIIYHQKVANEDVVHMVDFFNKKKLDFYLESNGGLFASENLESHLNKLIYGDVENDPTAREKQKNNPHPFMGSLTFGETNLYRTDVNKACFLENKEVPFEEIKNEFSGKFEVMHCTVPIFGDDSGELMVPNIHKATAIEILLEHIGKDKQDTIGIGDGMNDAEMLTFCKTGIAMGNAKEGLKLLADEVTSSVDEDGLFTSFQKHGLI; the protein is encoded by the coding sequence ATGACGAAAAGAATAGTATTTGTAGATGTAGATGGTACGTTAGTTAATGATGATGGATTAGTTCCAGATTCCGCTAGAACAGCAATAATAGAAGCACGTAACAACGGGCACCAAGTTTATCTATGTACAGGGCGCTCAAAACCTGAATTATATGAATCCATTTTGTCCATTGGTTTTGATGGCATTATTGGAGCTGGTGGTGGTTATGTCGAAGTAGATGATAAAATTATCTACCATCAAAAAGTAGCGAATGAAGATGTTGTACATATGGTTGATTTTTTCAATAAGAAGAAATTAGACTTTTATTTAGAATCAAATGGCGGTTTATTTGCAAGTGAAAACTTGGAATCGCACTTAAATAAATTGATTTATGGTGATGTGGAAAATGATCCAACTGCCCGTGAAAAACAAAAAAATAATCCGCATCCATTTATGGGAAGCTTAACATTTGGGGAAACAAACCTTTATCGAACTGACGTAAATAAAGCTTGTTTCTTAGAAAATAAAGAAGTTCCATTTGAGGAAATCAAAAACGAATTTAGCGGAAAATTTGAAGTAATGCACTGCACGGTACCAATCTTTGGTGATGATAGCGGTGAATTAATGGTTCCTAACATTCATAAAGCAACCGCAATTGAAATACTCCTTGAACATATTGGCAAAGATAAACAAGATACAATTGGTATCGGTGATGGTATGAATGATGCAGAAATGCTTACTTTTTGCAAAACCGGAATTGCTATGGGAAATGCGAAAGAGGGTTTGAAACTTTTGGCTGATGAAGTAACGAGTTCTGTCGATGAAGACGGCCTATTTACAAGCTTTCAGAAACATGGGTTGATTTAA
- a CDS encoding YhgE/Pip domain-containing protein: MDMVKNEWKKLFKNKILLLSFVVILFIPLLYASFFLKSVWDPYGKAGDLPVAVVNNDVAVDYNGQTMDVGDKLVTKLKSNDELDWNFLSSEEAEKGLKDGKYYMIVTIPKDFSKNAATVLDKNPKKMELSYKTNGSLNYLGQVVSEQGAKQLKSEVSAEVTKSYAEAIFDKIKETGNGFVQAADGSGKLKDGLEKSQEGNKTISTNLKTLADSSLTFKDGVNTLEVGLKTYTDGVNTASAGGDKLNAGVSTLAAGVGPLKEGVQALDNGATKLSNGVSTYTTGVDTLAGGINQAYSGSSALTNGLNKMNGSIPALTNGVTELNNGQESLASGLDTLVAGSNKLTAGLNQLDNNLTDKQGKITQLKQGMNDLQQGIDQLNKSVNGDDAALAKQLAALQKSLADLQSGLTFIKSNANFDADAIKAKINATNGVSAEDKQKIIDSIQADLDKESQKSATQVATVDKLQSGLSGLDLAAIQTQVSELQTGVAKISAGYSTVHQGTTDAFNGIHQALNGSGDQTLIGGANQLTAGLKSAQVGNAKLVAGTNALNNQIPTLSSGVSQLASGSSNMENGLSKLNDGGNKLSANSAALQSGANQLESGTNQLAAKVPILAGGVNQLQAGSGALASGLNQLAANSPKLLAGTGQLADGSSKIADGSSKLANGSFQLGDGLTKLTAGSTELTTKLSDGAAQIKDTNGTDKTFKMIASPTKLAHDEYTHVSNYGHALAPYVLSLALYVGALVFNFIMPIRRVSMEGQPAYKWWLSKLSLGFVAAVAMALLEGGIMIALGLRPDNMVEFFGTAIITALAYMFLIMLLAMTFDNPGRFIAMVLLIVQLAGSGGTFPMPLTGWFFNLIHPFLPMTYSIYAFRESLAAGMGPNIYSMSMLVLSLILIACIGLLYLSMSHLKKRHDAHESALDDNQKLMALEN; this comes from the coding sequence AGGCAGGAGATTTACCAGTAGCGGTAGTAAATAATGACGTCGCGGTAGATTACAATGGCCAAACGATGGATGTTGGCGATAAGTTAGTTACTAAGCTGAAAAGTAATGATGAACTCGATTGGAACTTCCTTTCATCAGAAGAAGCCGAAAAAGGTTTAAAAGATGGCAAATATTATATGATTGTCACGATTCCAAAAGATTTTTCCAAGAATGCAGCAACCGTTTTAGACAAAAATCCGAAAAAAATGGAATTATCCTATAAGACAAATGGTTCGCTTAACTATTTAGGTCAAGTAGTGAGTGAGCAAGGTGCAAAACAACTTAAGAGCGAGGTTTCAGCAGAGGTAACAAAATCTTATGCAGAAGCAATTTTTGATAAAATTAAAGAAACGGGTAATGGTTTTGTGCAAGCAGCGGATGGATCTGGAAAATTAAAAGATGGACTAGAAAAATCACAAGAGGGCAATAAAACCATTTCAACAAATTTAAAGACACTTGCAGACAGCTCATTAACTTTTAAAGATGGGGTAAATACGTTAGAAGTGGGTCTGAAAACATATACAGATGGCGTAAACACTGCATCAGCTGGTGGCGATAAACTAAACGCAGGAGTATCTACACTTGCTGCTGGAGTGGGTCCGCTTAAAGAGGGCGTCCAAGCATTAGATAATGGTGCAACGAAATTATCCAATGGCGTTTCCACTTATACCACTGGTGTAGATACACTTGCTGGCGGAATTAATCAAGCTTATTCTGGCTCAAGTGCATTAACAAACGGTCTTAACAAAATGAATGGTAGCATCCCTGCTCTAACGAACGGCGTAACAGAGCTTAATAACGGCCAAGAAAGTCTAGCAAGCGGCTTAGATACCCTCGTTGCTGGTAGTAACAAACTAACGGCGGGGCTAAATCAACTAGATAATAATTTAACCGACAAACAAGGTAAAATTACTCAACTAAAACAAGGGATGAACGATTTACAGCAAGGAATTGATCAACTAAATAAAAGTGTAAATGGTGATGATGCAGCACTAGCTAAACAACTAGCTGCTTTACAAAAAAGCCTGGCAGATCTTCAGTCTGGTCTAACTTTTATCAAATCGAATGCTAACTTTGATGCTGATGCAATTAAAGCGAAAATCAATGCAACGAATGGTGTTAGCGCAGAAGATAAACAAAAAATCATTGACTCCATTCAAGCTGATTTAGATAAAGAAAGCCAAAAATCAGCCACTCAAGTAGCAACTGTTGATAAACTTCAAAGTGGATTGTCTGGACTTGATTTAGCAGCAATTCAAACTCAAGTATCCGAACTACAAACAGGAGTTGCAAAAATTTCAGCGGGCTATTCGACAGTTCATCAAGGGACTACAGATGCATTTAATGGTATTCACCAAGCTCTTAATGGTTCCGGAGACCAAACGCTTATCGGTGGTGCGAACCAATTAACTGCTGGCTTAAAATCAGCACAAGTGGGAAATGCAAAATTAGTTGCTGGAACAAATGCATTAAACAACCAAATTCCAACCCTAAGTTCTGGTGTAAGCCAACTTGCAAGTGGTAGTTCCAATATGGAAAATGGACTAAGTAAGTTAAATGATGGAGGAAATAAATTATCTGCCAATTCAGCAGCTCTCCAATCAGGAGCAAATCAATTAGAAAGTGGAACTAATCAACTAGCGGCGAAAGTACCAATACTTGCTGGTGGAGTAAATCAATTGCAGGCTGGATCAGGAGCACTAGCTAGCGGTTTAAATCAACTAGCAGCAAACTCACCAAAACTACTAGCTGGTACAGGACAATTAGCAGATGGTTCTTCTAAAATAGCAGATGGCTCTTCTAAACTTGCTAATGGTTCATTCCAGCTAGGTGATGGACTAACAAAATTAACAGCTGGTAGTACAGAATTAACGACCAAACTTTCTGATGGGGCAGCACAAATTAAAGATACTAACGGAACTGATAAAACTTTCAAGATGATTGCCTCTCCAACGAAATTAGCTCATGATGAATACACACATGTTAGTAATTATGGTCACGCCTTAGCACCATATGTATTATCATTAGCTTTATATGTTGGTGCACTAGTATTTAACTTTATTATGCCAATTAGACGTGTATCTATGGAAGGGCAACCAGCATACAAATGGTGGTTAAGTAAATTATCACTTGGATTTGTTGCAGCCGTTGCAATGGCATTACTCGAAGGCGGTATCATGATAGCACTTGGGCTTAGACCGGACAATATGGTTGAATTCTTTGGAACAGCAATTATTACAGCCCTAGCGTATATGTTCTTAATCATGCTTCTTGCAATGACATTTGATAACCCAGGTCGATTTATTGCAATGGTTCTTCTCATTGTTCAATTAGCTGGATCAGGCGGAACATTCCCAATGCCACTTACAGGATGGTTCTTCAACTTAATCCATCCGTTCTTACCAATGACATATTCCATTTACGCCTTTAGAGAGTCACTGGCTGCAGGTATGGGACCGAATATATACAGTATGTCTATGCTTGTTCTTTCGCTTATCTTAATCGCATGCATTGGACTACTTTATCTATCAATGAGTCATTTGAAAAAACGACACGATGCGCACGAATCAGCACTGGATGATAATCAAAAATTAATGGCACTAGAAAATTAA